A stretch of Carnobacterium iners DNA encodes these proteins:
- the ccpA gene encoding catabolite control protein A, with translation MEKQTITIYDVAREANVSMATVSRVVNGNPNVKPTTRKKVLEVIDRLDYRPNAIARGLASKKTTTVGVIIPDVTNLYFSSLARGIDDIATMYKYNIILANSDQNDQKEVNVLNTLLAKQVDGLIYMGHKITDELRAEFSRSKIPVVLAGTVDPDNQVGSVNIDYEGATEEAIAELLAKGHERIAFVSGSQKDEPINSVYRMKGYKKAFSDAGVAFDESLIFETDYTFSAGEEIFSKLAEASATAAFVGDDELAVGVLNGALDSNLRIPEEFEIITANNSKLTEMVRPKLSTVTQPLYDIGAVSMRLLTKLMNKEEVDEKTIILPHHIANRGTSK, from the coding sequence ATGGAAAAACAAACGATTACCATTTATGATGTCGCGAGAGAAGCGAATGTATCAATGGCAACTGTATCTAGAGTTGTCAACGGAAACCCAAATGTAAAGCCAACTACTCGTAAAAAAGTACTAGAAGTTATTGACCGTTTAGATTATAGACCTAATGCTATTGCTCGTGGCTTAGCTAGTAAAAAGACAACGACAGTAGGTGTAATCATACCTGATGTCACAAATTTATATTTTTCATCGCTAGCAAGAGGAATTGACGATATTGCTACAATGTACAAATACAATATTATTTTAGCTAATTCAGATCAAAATGATCAAAAAGAAGTAAATGTGTTAAATACTTTATTAGCAAAACAAGTAGATGGATTGATCTATATGGGACACAAAATTACAGATGAACTACGTGCTGAATTCTCAAGATCAAAAATCCCAGTAGTCTTAGCAGGTACGGTTGATCCTGATAACCAAGTAGGAAGTGTGAATATTGATTATGAGGGAGCAACTGAAGAAGCTATTGCTGAATTATTAGCTAAAGGTCATGAACGTATTGCCTTTGTTTCTGGGTCTCAAAAAGATGAACCTATTAATAGTGTTTATCGTATGAAAGGATATAAAAAAGCTTTCTCGGATGCGGGAGTTGCTTTTGATGAGAGTTTAATTTTTGAAACAGACTACACTTTCTCAGCGGGAGAAGAAATTTTTTCTAAATTAGCTGAAGCGAGTGCAACAGCGGCTTTCGTCGGTGATGATGAGTTAGCAGTAGGTGTTTTAAATGGTGCTTTAGATTCAAACCTTCGCATACCGGAAGAATTCGAAATTATTACGGCAAATAATTCAAAATTAACTGAAATGGTTCGCCCTAAATTGAGTACAGTTACTCAACCATTATACGATATTGGCGCTGTTTCTATGCGTTTATTAACAAAATTAATGAATAAAGAAGAAGTGGATGAAAAAACTATTATTTTACCTCATCATATTGCAAATCGAGGAACTTCAAAATAA
- a CDS encoding M24 family metallopeptidase, with product MTNKKLTSLKKWLIESKIDCILLNDPENIAYYSGFKSEPHERILALVIFPFADPFLFTPSLEIKDAQNSEWPFSVYGYLDNENPWSILSEKIQSATTSTGHFAIEKAFLTVERYEKLCHFFKNSLFKNISEKIQEMKLIKDSSEIKKMIEAGEWADKALEIGFNSIKEGISEEEIVAEIEFQLKKQGMKEMSFETMVLTGDHAASPHGVPGARKVKKDDMILFDLGVVHNGYTSDVTRMAIFGNPSKEAEKVYSIVLRAHQAAIAAVKPGVTAGQLDEIARNIITKEGYGEYFTHRLGHGLGSSVHEFPSIMKDSELIIKEGMCFSIEPGIYIPGIVGVRIEDCLYVTKNGCELFTKTPTTFKSIG from the coding sequence ATGACAAATAAAAAACTGACTTCTTTAAAAAAATGGTTAATAGAAAGTAAGATAGATTGTATTTTATTAAATGATCCAGAAAACATTGCTTACTATAGTGGGTTTAAAAGTGAGCCTCACGAAAGGATATTAGCTCTCGTTATTTTTCCATTTGCTGACCCATTTCTCTTTACACCTTCTTTAGAAATTAAAGATGCTCAAAATAGTGAGTGGCCATTTTCTGTTTACGGTTATCTAGACAACGAAAATCCTTGGTCTATCTTATCCGAAAAAATACAATCAGCAACGACTAGCACAGGTCATTTTGCAATAGAAAAAGCTTTTTTAACTGTCGAACGCTACGAAAAACTTTGTCATTTTTTCAAAAATTCACTATTTAAAAATATATCCGAAAAAATACAAGAAATGAAGTTAATTAAAGATTCAAGCGAAATTAAAAAAATGATTGAAGCTGGTGAGTGGGCAGATAAAGCTTTAGAAATAGGTTTTAACAGTATTAAAGAAGGAATCTCTGAGGAAGAAATCGTTGCTGAAATTGAATTTCAATTAAAGAAACAAGGAATGAAAGAAATGAGTTTTGAAACGATGGTCCTGACCGGTGATCATGCCGCAAGTCCACATGGTGTTCCAGGTGCAAGAAAAGTAAAAAAAGATGATATGATTCTCTTTGATTTAGGCGTAGTTCATAATGGATACACTAGTGATGTTACAAGGATGGCTATTTTTGGTAACCCTTCTAAGGAAGCTGAAAAGGTATACTCTATTGTGCTTAGAGCTCATCAAGCTGCTATTGCAGCGGTAAAACCCGGTGTAACTGCTGGACAGCTAGATGAAATTGCGCGAAATATTATCACAAAAGAGGGATACGGAGAGTATTTCACTCACCGTCTTGGACATGGATTAGGTAGTAGCGTTCATGAGTTTCCTTCTATTATGAAAGATAGCGAGTTAATAATTAAAGAAGGAATGTGTTTTTCAATAGAACCTGGTATTTATATTCCAGGCATTGTAGGCGTTAGAATTGAAGACTGCCTGTATGTTACAAAGAATGGTTGCGAACTTTTTACAAAGACGCCTACAACTTTTAAATCAATTGGTTAA
- a CDS encoding transglycosylase domain-containing protein, which translates to MKEPKKNTIPLFLTKIKVFFTKVKKDLNEKYSSFKEVRKNKANRKEQNKQSDRIESVSSDHTALDSKKSTANPKKLEDKFIGILLAVKIWLVVQGKIIKNKFAKKNSNNSNHHTDKETTFSDRYPSFLFGFNVTYTVIKNLFIALVIFILIGVAFAGGTGLGYFAYLVSEDKPPTYKEMNADLKDVETTSSVYYAGGELISDLRTDLKRTTMPLKDMSDLVQKAIIATEDEYFYEHHGVVPKAIARALFQEVTGSSSVSGGSTLTQQLVKQQILTNEVSFKRKANEILLAYRLENFFSKEEILESYLNVSPFGRNNHGENIAGLYEASYGIFGVDSKELTLPQAAFIAGLPQNPIVYSPYTQNGEIKEDLSTGFARKNEVLFRTYREGYINKKEYDAAKIYDLTADFIQQDSATKQNNSYIYNAVEKEARKVLIEQLYIKDKLTAADLAADKSLYNEYYDKADQKIRMDGYQIHTTIDKDVYDAMQNVVVSNASNLGYKKEINWTNPDTNEVTTIIEPVQNGSVLLNNATGAILSFVGGVDFNISQVNHAFDTNRSPGSTIKPILVIAPALENGTITPATIVPQTELIVPDGVTGTHEITNAGGRAPGTWISARKGLAISSNIVISRIYMEMQKSFVPGKYLQKMGIGTDSIAEEEYKNISLAIGGTEGGASVLEQTTAFATLANSGTHTENYMIESIESSTGEVLYKHETKSNPVFTPQTAYLTIDMLRDVLDAGTATDVKSQLNFSTDLAGKTGTSENEKDIWFIASTPKVTLSSWIGYDNSVEENYLDKYSGPGNSGRRNRAYWAQLANAINNANSSIIGSGQSFQQPGGIVSSTVNEKTGTKAGKVTLGNEKEIVVSGETVTELFNSKYLPKAATYNFAIGANEKDLKDFWGEIATAEAKEKAEKAKIDAEAKKKAEADAKTKADAEAKKKAEADAKEKADAEAKKKADSE; encoded by the coding sequence TTGAAAGAACCAAAAAAAAATACTATTCCACTTTTTCTAACAAAAATTAAAGTCTTTTTTACAAAAGTAAAAAAAGATCTGAATGAAAAATATTCTTCTTTTAAAGAGGTTAGAAAAAATAAAGCGAATAGAAAAGAGCAAAATAAACAATCGGATAGAATAGAATCTGTCTCGTCTGACCACACTGCTCTAGATTCAAAAAAATCAACCGCCAATCCTAAAAAACTTGAGGATAAATTTATTGGTATTTTATTAGCTGTAAAAATATGGCTTGTTGTGCAAGGAAAAATTATTAAAAATAAGTTTGCTAAGAAAAACAGCAATAATAGCAATCATCATACTGATAAAGAAACGACTTTTTCAGATCGTTATCCATCTTTCTTATTCGGTTTTAATGTTACGTACACCGTTATTAAAAACCTCTTTATTGCGCTAGTTATTTTTATTCTAATTGGTGTTGCATTCGCAGGTGGAACGGGATTAGGCTACTTTGCTTATCTCGTTTCTGAAGATAAACCGCCCACTTATAAAGAAATGAATGCTGATTTAAAAGATGTAGAAACAACTTCTTCCGTTTATTACGCAGGCGGTGAGCTGATTAGTGATTTAAGGACTGATTTAAAAAGAACGACTATGCCTTTGAAAGATATGTCTGATTTAGTCCAGAAAGCTATTATAGCAACCGAGGATGAATATTTTTATGAGCATCATGGTGTTGTACCTAAAGCTATTGCCCGTGCCCTATTTCAAGAGGTTACTGGCTCAAGTTCTGTTTCTGGTGGTTCTACGTTAACTCAGCAATTAGTTAAACAACAAATTCTGACGAACGAGGTTTCATTTAAACGTAAAGCAAATGAAATTTTACTTGCTTATCGACTTGAAAACTTTTTTTCTAAAGAAGAAATTCTAGAATCTTATTTAAATGTTTCTCCTTTTGGAAGAAATAACCACGGCGAAAATATTGCTGGACTCTATGAAGCTTCTTACGGTATTTTCGGTGTTGACTCAAAAGAATTAACACTGCCACAAGCAGCCTTTATTGCTGGACTGCCACAAAACCCAATCGTTTATAGTCCGTATACTCAAAATGGAGAAATTAAAGAAGATTTATCAACAGGTTTTGCTAGAAAGAATGAAGTCTTATTCAGAACGTACCGCGAAGGGTATATTAACAAAAAAGAATACGATGCAGCAAAAATCTATGATTTAACTGCTGACTTTATTCAACAAGATTCTGCGACTAAACAAAATAATTCTTATATCTATAATGCTGTTGAAAAAGAAGCGCGTAAGGTTTTAATTGAACAACTTTATATAAAGGATAAATTAACAGCTGCTGACTTAGCAGCTGACAAAAGCCTATACAATGAATACTATGATAAAGCAGACCAAAAAATACGTATGGATGGCTATCAGATTCATACCACTATTGATAAGGATGTCTATGATGCTATGCAAAATGTCGTAGTTAGCAATGCTAGCAATCTTGGTTATAAAAAAGAAATAAATTGGACAAATCCTGATACCAACGAGGTAACGACAATCATTGAACCCGTTCAAAATGGTAGTGTATTACTAAATAATGCTACTGGTGCAATTCTTTCATTTGTTGGTGGTGTCGATTTTAATATTTCCCAAGTGAATCATGCATTTGATACGAATCGATCGCCTGGTTCTACTATCAAACCTATTTTAGTCATTGCACCCGCTCTTGAAAATGGTACGATTACCCCAGCAACGATTGTTCCACAAACAGAATTAATCGTTCCTGATGGCGTTACGGGTACACATGAAATTACAAATGCTGGTGGCAGAGCACCTGGCACATGGATTAGTGCTCGAAAAGGTTTAGCTATATCTAGCAACATCGTCATATCAAGAATCTATATGGAAATGCAAAAATCATTTGTTCCAGGAAAATATCTCCAAAAAATGGGGATAGGAACAGATTCAATTGCAGAAGAAGAATATAAAAATATTTCCTTAGCTATCGGTGGTACTGAAGGTGGAGCTTCTGTATTAGAACAAACTACCGCATTCGCCACTCTAGCTAATAGCGGAACACATACTGAAAACTATATGATTGAATCAATTGAAAGTTCAACTGGTGAAGTACTTTACAAGCATGAAACGAAATCTAATCCAGTCTTTACTCCTCAAACAGCCTATCTAACTATTGATATGTTACGAGATGTTTTAGATGCTGGTACTGCTACCGACGTAAAAAGCCAATTAAATTTCAGCACTGATTTAGCTGGTAAAACAGGGACCTCTGAAAATGAAAAAGATATTTGGTTTATTGCTAGCACACCTAAAGTTACCTTAAGTTCTTGGATTGGTTATGATAACTCTGTTGAAGAAAACTATTTAGACAAATATTCTGGTCCAGGTAATTCTGGAAGGCGAAATCGTGCTTATTGGGCTCAGCTTGCTAATGCCATCAATAACGCTAACTCATCTATTATCGGATCTGGTCAGTCTTTCCAACAGCCAGGAGGGATTGTTTCTTCAACTGTAAATGAAAAAACAGGTACTAAAGCCGGTAAAGTAACATTAGGCAACGAAAAAGAAATCGTTGTTTCTGGAGAAACAGTAACTGAATTATTTAATAGTAAATACCTTCCAAAAGCGGCTACGTATAATTTTGCTATTGGAGCAAATGAAAAAGACCTGAAAGATTTTTGGGGTGAAATAGCTACTGCAGAGGCTAAAGAAAAAGCAGAGAAAGCTAAGATTGACGCTGAAGCGAAAAAGAAAGCTGAGGCCGATGCAAAAACAAAGGCGGATGCTGAAGCGAAAAAGAAAGCTGAGGCCGATGCAAAAGAAAAAGCTGATGCTGAGGCTAAAAAGAAAGCTGACTCCGAATAA
- a CDS encoding YtxH domain-containing protein, producing the protein MAKKNGFLLGTFIGAATASIAALLFAPKSGKELRDDLAKQASNAKDTAKDYSEIAKEKGTEIKNVTKNASEDIKISLKDTASQMKEQLTQTSKEVGADLKDIQEDLMINADKVKSDLAETAVETKEKVSSTVDGTKENVENTSEDLSNIAKDASEDVKQTAKDASDDVKEKAEEAGTEKKKLD; encoded by the coding sequence ATGGCTAAAAAAAATGGATTTTTATTAGGTACGTTTATTGGAGCAGCAACAGCTAGTATCGCAGCACTATTATTTGCACCAAAATCTGGTAAAGAATTGCGGGATGATTTAGCTAAGCAAGCTTCAAATGCTAAAGATACAGCAAAAGACTATTCAGAAATTGCAAAAGAAAAAGGAACAGAAATCAAAAATGTTACTAAAAATGCATCAGAAGATATAAAAATCAGCTTAAAAGATACAGCGTCTCAAATGAAAGAGCAATTAACTCAAACTTCTAAAGAAGTAGGAGCGGATTTAAAAGACATTCAAGAAGACTTAATGATCAATGCGGATAAAGTTAAATCTGATTTAGCAGAAACAGCAGTTGAAACAAAAGAAAAAGTTTCATCTACTGTTGATGGTACTAAAGAAAATGTTGAAAATACTTCAGAAGATTTATCAAATATTGCTAAAGATGCATCAGAAGATGTTAAACAAACAGCTAAAGATGCGTCCGATGACGTTAAAGAAAAAGCGGAAGAAGCTGGAACTGAAAAAAAAAAGCTGGATTAA